GTGTCATCCCATGGCCGCCTGCCTCACCTCTGGTCACCGcagggcagagaagaaaacCCCAGAGCAGAGAGCACCTGAAACCCACCCCTGGGCACCGGGTGGGCCCGTGGGCTGTGACCAGTAGCAATAAAGAGCAGTGGATGGGATTCATTTGCATGGTCAGGGTAGGGATGGGGTTGGTTTTGCCTTCAGCATCCCCCTTCTGTATGTATGGACACCTCCATCCTTCCACCCACCCCCACTCCTTGCTGCCTATGCAGGTGATGGggctgacccccccccaattgGCACATACAGGGCTGGACCAAACCCTGGTGTGGATGTAGGGGGACACAGAGCTGAGATCTTCCCATCACATACTCAGGGTGTGACTGCAGCATCCCTTACCCTGAGCCCCAAAGGGCTGAATACCCACACAGGGCATCCCCCACCCCAATAGCTCCCAGTGTGGGACTCCATGTCCCTGGGGCTCCTTGTCCCTGCCATGTCTGAACCTGAAAGTTCACTTAGTTAAATTGCATGTTATGTAGCTCTGATTTACTGCTGCAGTGtgttgcagctgctctgcactggtcTGACCTCCTGGGATGTGTTTGtttgggatttggggtggggggagaaaggggaacAACACTATGAAGGTGCTGGGAAGGTGGGAGAAGCACCAACCAATGGGTCCCACGGCGCAACAAAGAAGGGAAACTCAGAGCAAAGCCCATCAGCAGGATAAGGCTCAGCTGGGACACACTGCAGGGTGCTGAGCTCAGTCCCACCCCCCTTATGGGAACCCACCCACACTGCTGGTCCCATAAGCACCAtcacccccccagccccggtattgctgtgctcagagcaggtAAGCGGATCCAGGtgggttttccttttcctttgtggaTCATCCCTGTCCCTTCCTTTGTATCCCCACAACCCCCAGCTCTGGTTGGGGGGTCTCAGCCCATCCACATagagcagcagtgatgggagctgagctgtgagggGGGTCTAGTCAGAAAGGCACAGTGAGGTTGGGGCTGTGTTTGGGTGGGCGCTGCTGGCTCCCCCAGCAAAGAGAAGAGGCAGGGAcagctgctgttaaaaaaagccattattattttggtttttaattgcttttaaattaattaaaaaacaaaaaaacccttcgagctgtttctattttcatttttttttcctgttctttttggggtttggggtttttttttgttggttttttttctcctttttttggtttttttgtctttttttttaagcaagatttgatttgaaaactaaaaataccccaaagaaacaaacaaccccccccccccatagctcaccccatagccccctaatagcccctaatagcccccatcccccccctAGTTTTCTCCACTGCCTCCACCAGGAAGGGCCCACAGTtatggggatgggggcatcACCCCCCATTATGAAACCACCCATCTGGGCTTAGGGTTGGGGGAAGCTGTGCAAGAATCCAGGCTGATCCTAAAAGCCAGAGATGTGCTTTGCTCTCAGGCACCCCATGCtaaaggtggggggggggctgtcccaatggggctgggtgctggcagctgtCTTCATCCCTTTGGGTTTGTatcttttcccccctcccacccccccaatCAATTCCATTCCCTTGCTTGCCTTGCCCCCTGTGCCCTTCTGCATTTATATACAttagatatatttatatattatagttatatattttaaaaaaaaaacaaaataaaataataataatagggGGAGGAAAAGACCAGCTGGTAACTTGTGTGGGCCTTCCTGGCAGTGTCCCCCACCCTCACcacctccccatcccacccccccaaTAACCAACAAAGGATAAAACCTAGAAAATGATTCCAGTGCGTTTCTCATGAAGCCCCCCCCACTGCAAACGCCCTGGccctgttccccccccccctcctacACCCACCCACCCCCTATCCCCCCCTTATCTCTGGCTGTCCATTGTGGCCATGGCTTTCTGTGGGGGGGCACCGGGGGGAGGCGCAGGGGGCCAGGAGGGCTGCGGGTGATGCAGGTGGTGGTGGAGACCGTGGGCTGTGGGTGAGGAGGGGGGCAGCCATGAGGGCTGTTGGTTGGGGGGTGAGGAAGCCCAGAAGGGGCTGAAGCTGCCCGGGGGGGAACAGGCCATGGAGGTGATGGGGCTGTTGCTGCTCTGGAGGTTTTCGGAGGTTCGCAGCTTGGAGAACATGGCGAGAGCATCCGGGAAGTTGGGTGGAGTGGCCGGTGTGTTGCTTGGGGTGCACATCTGTGGGGAGAGGAAACAGTGGGTGTCAGGTCCCTGTGGGTCGCTTTGGGTCCCCGTAAGGGTTGTTTGGGGTAAGGGTGCCCACGGGGTCCACAAGAGTCATACAGCCCCACCAGTGGGTGCCAACGCACTACAAGGGACCCCATTACATGAGCTCAGTGCAGTACTGGGGTCCCTATGCAGTGCTCTGGGTGAGCCCCCGTGGGGCACAGGGTTTATGCTGATCCTGTGTTGGCTCAGAACTGGGGTTCCCTATTCCCAGAGCTGATCCCGAAGCTGGGAATCTGGCATGGGGGGGGTTCAGCCCCACTGTTCTCATTCAATCAGATGCTGACAGTGAGGAGTGGGATGTGTGAGTGCGGGGTTCTTCTCGCTCTGCCACTTCCCAAAGCCATCAGCCTGGACACAGACCCAAATatagggctgtgctgctgacaccactgcagagcactgtgggGTTGGTGGGGGCTCTGAACCCCATAAGTGCCGTGTGGGGTGGGAGCAGAACATGGGCCTTATTCTGGGTGTGATGGACgctgctgcctgctttgcatggtgcttcctgcagcacaatggctgtgctgggcatTACTTTGTAGAGTGGTTTATTGTTTGGTGAATCCTCCGAGGCCTGAAgcagcccctcctgcctccCCTCCCCAACTCTAAATGGGGTTTTATTTAGGGTGGGGGGGGCAGGGTGCAGGGTTTGATCTTCCCTCTGCCACCGGATGCAAAcatggggatataggggggctCTGTGGGATCCCCCATGCTCTGAATATAGGGGAAAGTCACAGTGAGAGCCACCCCAGCCTGAGCAAAGGGGGGAAATCACTATGGGAGTGGGGGTAACACGCATAGGGGCAGAATGTGAGGCCCAGACTGCGGCCTGCTCAGTGCCTATGGGACGGATAGAAAGGGGCCAAAGCAGCCCTGCTCAGTGTGCACAGCCCCATAAATGAAGgtggggaaggaaagcaggTAACAAAACGTCCCCCCCCATGGTGGTGTGTGGGGTGCAGGGCCGCAGCCTTCCTTCCGCGCCGCACGGCCGCTTCCTGGCAGACATCTTAGCTCGTGGTGTTTACATTCGCCGGCTGCGTGTGGCACAGCAACATGGTGGAGGGGGCTGATAGATGGGAgcggggatgggatggaggcTGGAGGGGGTTGGTggaggggggttatggggtgtatggggatatggggtgtatggggatatggggtggggggtcttACCatctggtggtggtggtggctgttGGGAATGTTGGTCTCCTGGAAGAAGGCGCTCAGGGCGGTCTGTGGGGGCACAGGGCGCGTGTCAGGATCCCCACGAGGGGCAGAAAGACACAGAGGTGGAGGGGAGCCCTAAAAGGGGCAAaaagcccccccacccccatcgggacccccccaggaccccactCTCGTGCTGACCACCCCCATTGCCAGGCCCACACTCCATAAACCCACTCAGAACCaacccccccttccccttcatGGGGTCCCTCCGCCTCTTTTTAcaccctctccccttcccccccccccccccccccccccccccatatactCACGGGCTGTGCTCCCCCCGCGGCCCAGCCGGTAGATCCGGTTACGGCCCGGGTATAAATAGGGTATAAATAAGGTACAAATAGGGGCAGCCCAGCCCCAAGTGGGGCCTCTCTGCCCCCCAAACAccccatggggtggggggggtcacTTGGGGGGGGCTGTAAACCCCCTTTGGATAAACCCAGCGTGGGCCGCGGTACcgggggggggtgaggggggatCAGGGGGTTATAGGGCCGGTATAGGGCCGGtaaaggggggtggggaggggggtccCGTACCTCGAACTGCCAATGTGccgcctgcagcagctgcttggcCTGGTCGGCGGCGCAACCGGCCGCCAGCACGAACTGGTTGATCATCACCTGGTGCCGCAGCTCCTCCATGTTCACCGACATGGCGGGGCCGGTACCAGAACAagggggggataaagggggatAAAGGGTGGGGGGGGATTTAGGATGGGGGACCCCCGCCCTGGGTGCCCGGAGCGCCCCGACACCGCgcggggtgggggtgggggcggggagcggcggcggcaCCGGGGTGGGCGGGGCTAAAGAAAGGCCACGCCCCCTCCTCCTCGCTCGCTGATTGGTCGGCTCCGCACCGCCCGCCCCGACGGGCGTTGGGTTCGAatcttccagctgctctgccgCTAAGCCCCGCCCCGCTGTGAGCTCATTGGTTGTTGGCTTGTGTTTTGGCTGTAGGGATGAGCTGCTATTGGTCGGTGTGTCTACGAGGGGCGGGGAGATGGAGGGAATGAGAGATGAGCTCGCTGATTGGTCGCTTTACGTTGGGTGTTTGTGACGTCACGTTCATTGATAACGTTCATTGAGTGGCGATGTGGGGGGTCCCGGGGATGGGAATGTTCGGGGCTTCTGGGTACGGCAGGGACCACCGGGACCCCCAGTAATGTCAGTGCCATCATTGACATCATTGACATCATTGATGGCCTTTAGGGCAGGGATGGTTCCGAGATATCCGGACCCGAAGGGAGCCGGGAGCTTGGAGTTAAAGCGGATATAAAGAGGGGGAtaataaaagctgaaagaaaggcTATGGAGATTGAGCAGAGAGAGGGGGGGGAAGTGGGATAagggtgggggggttgggataggggtgggatttggggtgggtGGATAGGGGTGGGATaaggggggtggggtgggataAGGGAGGGGTTGGGATAGTGGTGGGATGAGGTGGGATAAGAGGGTGGGGGGTGGGTAAGGGTGGGGTGGAATAGGGGTGGGGGAGGGGATAAGGGTGGGTGGATAAGGTGGGATAAAGGTGTGGATAGGGTTGGAATAGGGTGGGTGGGATAGGGGTGGGATAAAAGGGTGGGCAGGGAATTGCGGTGGGTGGATACCGGGTGGGATTGCGGTGGGTTTAGGAGTGGGATAAGGGTGCGGGGAGGTTGGGATaagggtgggtgggtgggtgggtgggatAGGGGTGGAATAAGGGTGAGATAAGGGTGGGTGGGATAAGGGTGGGATAAGGGTGTAGATTGTGCCTGCAGAGCCATACAGGCGGCCTCCCCCCCACCGAATGCCCCCTGCTCCTCTGAGGGCAGCAGGTCTGGTGAAATAGAGCCTTAAGAGAGAGCTGTGGTCACAGACGGCCTTAGGAGGGGGGAGCTCACTGCTGGGTGGgagtgccagcagctgctggaggcactGGGAGAGATGTGGGTATGCTGGACACATGGCAGTGCCTGCTTCCCTGCTTGCTGTGAGCAAACTGCTGCCCCTCGGTTTCCCCCCCTGCACCCATGCAAGCACTGCAGGGCTCAGGGCAGCGTGAGCTCTTTGGACCCACATCATGCACAGCAGCTGGTGCCCTATGGGCTTTAACACTTTaacacttctttctcttcataCACCAGATTCTGCCCCTCTTCCCCATGTTGCTGCGGTTTATCCTTGTGCCTGGAGCTGCTAtggatgggagcagagcagaagggaagcagagctcagcctctCAGTCCCCgagctgtgctgtcagtgccTGCACTCCTCGCTCCACTGCGGCACTGTCCTACAAaaccctctgctgcagcagcacacagagctgaaaaaaagcCACGAGCCGTGcagagtgcaggcagcagctctgtgtgtaaTGAGAGCTGCTTTATGGATCTTTATGGGGCTAACTTTGAGTTATTGTCTGCACTAAAGCCCTGCAGTCTGTTGTGTGCTGTTAATGATGTGCCGGCTCCATCTCACCCAGGCTCTTGTTCCTGCCAGGGTTGTTGCTCGCTGGTGGGAGGCAGAGGAATGGGTTCAGGGATGGATTTGGCCCCTGGGCTGTCTGTGCAGAAATATGGGAGCAATCGGGGTCTGGGGGGGGCTGCTTTGTCCTGCATGACCTGAGCCAGGAGCTGACCCTGTTTCCTAAGTCTTTAGAGACCCAGTGagccccagctcctcctgtgtAACCATCTCCACTGATTGCATTGCAGGGTTCAGGGGGGGAGATCTGGGCTGTGATTCCCAGGGTGGGGGTAGTgagatgcagccaggctgcaggccccccccctccacacacacacatacacactctgtgctttggctttcacagctgtgctgggggcaaGAAGCAGAACATCAGGGGAGGGAAGACATACATGGCCCTGTGCAGGGGGGCAGCAAGTGGGGAGCCCTGGGGACAGCACTGCTGAGTAGCTGAGGACATCGGGACGGCTCATCTGCCTCCCCACACATCTCTGCTTCAGTATTTATAGCATTCACGTTATCAACTCGAATCAAAATCATGTGACGCTCCACTAACTTGCACTGCAGGATTAATTCATTGCCGGCTTTTTCTACCTTCCCCCCTCCAAAGGGAAAACCCGAAGGTGCTCAGTGCTcccatctgctctgtgctgcgGCTCTGGGTGCAaggagggatgtgggggggCACGGGGGGGTTGGCTTATCCCAGGGGACCCCGCAGGATGGAGGGTGGAGCGGTTTACATCGTCCCCATCCCTGAGCTGGGTGTCCCTGGGGAAGGCATCGCTGCTGGGGATGcgggtgggaggaggaggattaTCAGGGGCAGGTGGGGACAGCGGGCTGCTGTACTAATGGGGGGCACCTgcaatgggggggggtttaTCTCGACGGACATGAGAGGAAGGGAAACGGGACACATCGGGGACAGCCGTAACCCCGAGCCGAGCGGGCGGGGCGGATGGGCCCGGCCCAGCCCCGCATTGGCGCAGCAGCCCCGGCGTTAACGCGGAGGCGGTGCCGGGCGCGGCGCATCGCGGGGGATGCTGCGGGCGGGGGCCGCCGCTGTTCAGCCCCGGTACCGGTCCCGGGCCGGAGGGCGCCCGCTGAGCCCGGCCCGGCCATGGGGGCTCTGACCAGCCGGCAAAACGCAGGGGTGGAGGAGGTGGACGTACCCGCTAATTCCGTCTATAGGTACCCCCCGAAATCCGGTAAGCGGAATGGGGGGGTGCTGGTTCTGCTCCGCGTTGGGGAGGGGGGACAAGGTGCGACCTCCGGTTATGGAGGGTTTCCCTTCATCCCGCGGCCTCGCTGGGGTCGGGGATACccctgtgtgctcagtgcttaGCATGAAAGCCCCAGAATTAtggggttggtgctggggaaCACGCAGGGGGCAGGGAAATCCCTGGGAACATCCCTGGGGCTCCCCATTTCCAAGAGCCCCGTCGTTAGCTCAGCCTCTACAACTTGCCTGAGTTGTTACTACTTTAATTCCCTGATTATTTGTATATGGGATCTGAAAGCCGTTGCTCTCTTTGCAACTCCATGAGGAGCTGGAGCTATTTACTGCTCCGGTTTAAATTCCCGGGAGGATGCaggaggatgggatgggatggattggaCGGGAcccctcctttccctctgctctgccccatagcagccccccagctctgcccgTCGGGCTTCTTTGCCCTCACCGAAGCTCAGCAGCGATGTCTGTGCCGCCCCGAATCCGGCCCTGTCTCAAACCTTGTGCGTGACCTTGGAAAATTGGTCCCTCCCCTCTGTGCCTCGGTTGGATGGAGCTGGTGACcgctgggggggggagggaggagaaggggtGACcgtgtgtggggtggggggggtcgCAGCAAGGGAGCTGTGTCCTCGGGGGGCACTGCAGTAATAGGGGTATGTGAGGATGGTGCCCTGGAGCACTATGGGGATTGCTAGAGCATCCTTGCGGCAGGGAATATTATTAATAGGTAACTATTTTGGTAGTTAATAGGATAAAGGTAAATGCTCGGATCGTTAGCGCTGTGACAAATTACTTGCTAATTACGAAT
The Coturnix japonica isolate 7356 chromosome 18, Coturnix japonica 2.1, whole genome shotgun sequence DNA segment above includes these coding regions:
- the UBALD2 gene encoding UBA-like domain-containing protein 2, yielding MSVNMEELRHQVMINQFVLAAGCAADQAKQLLQAAHWQFETALSAFFQETNIPNSHHHHQMMCTPSNTPATPPNFPDALAMFSKLRTSENLQSSNSPITSMACSPPGSFSPFWASSPPNQQPSWLPPSSPTAHGLHHHLHHPQPSWPPAPPPGAPPQKAMATMDSQR